Sequence from the Symbiopectobacterium purcellii genome:
ATCGCGACCGTCGGCAAACCGAGGCCAACAATGCCTTTAATCATACCCGCTAACAAAAACACGAAGAGTATCGTCACCATCCCTTATCCTTATTTGCCACTGATTCCGAGGGGTAACACGAAAATACGCATAGCCCGGCAAAAGCGCGATAGGGAATTTATTGAGGGAGACTCAGGGAGAGCTTGCAGGGGAAGCGCTCACGCCGCAGCAAACGCGGCGCGTAGCGAAAAAACTCAGCTTTTCTTCACAAACTCGGATTTCAGCTTCATCGGGCCAAAACCATCAATTTTACAATCGATGTTATGGTCGCCCTCGACCAGACGAATACCTTTCACTTTGGTACCAATTTTCAACGAGGAAGAGCTGCCCTTCACTTTCAGGTCCTTGATAACCGTCACGCTGTCACCATCGGCCAACAGGTTGCCATTGGCATCACGTACGACCAACCCGTCGTCATCAGCGGTTTCTGCATTCATGGACCACTCGTGGCCGCACTCAGGACAATTGAGCTGTTCATCGGCCTGCCAGGTAAAGGCAGAGTCGCATTTTGGACAATTTGGTAAGGTTGACACGGCATGACTCCTGAAAATTCAATAAAAAGGTAAAATAAACAACAAAATCATAAGCAAGCATGATGCACTGTCACTATTTTACGCTATTTCTCTCACAGCGTACAGCCAAAGGCCCTGCAACCCCATGGCGCAGCCCTGCACAGCAATAAAGCAATGCGCACCACATTGACACAAAATCACCGCCGTTTAACGCACTGCCGTCTGGCACAAACGCGCTCTGGTTGTGCATTCCTGACCCAATAGCGTGCAAAACGCCGCAACTGCACTATTCCCGTCAGACTTCACGTTGCAGATACGTTGGCTGCACGCGTTCACCCGAATCACTGACTTGAGTAAGCTTATCAGGATTCTCTCCCTTGCCGACTTCCTGCAATTCGCCTTATTAAAGGGATCTCGAAAATAAGATTGCGTTATTTGGCATTTTTTATGCATGGCAACCATTATCTTCTTATTGCGTAATGCCCGGAGATGCCAATGATAAAAATAACACTTCCTAGTGGACCTTATTACGATGAAATGCTCACGGCAGAGGGACGGCAGCGGCAGCATTACGATCCATGGTGGCGCTGGCTGCAACGCACGGATCAGCAATCGGTACGGCAGAAGAAGGAGCAGGCAGAACTGCTGTTTCATCGGGTGGGGATCACCTTCAACGTCTACGGCGACGATGAGGGTACTGAACGGTTAATCCCGTTTGACAGTGTGCCGCGCATTATACCAGCGGCAGAGTGGCGCAAACTGGACAGCGGCATTCGTCAACGCGTCAAAGCGCTGAATGCCTTTCTGCATGATATCTATCACGATCAGCATATCCTTAAAGCGGGCATTATCCCCGCCGAACAGGTGCTGGCAAACGAGCAATTCCAACCCTGCATGCAGGGCATCACCCTGCCCAATCAGATTTATGCCCATATCACCGGCATTGATATGGTACGTAACAGTGACGGCGAGTATTACGTTCTGGAGGACAACCTGCGCACGCCCTCCGGCGTCTCTTACATGCTGGCAAACCGCAAGATGATGATGCGCCTCTATCCAGATATGTTTGCACAGCAACATATTGCTCCGGTAGAGCGCTACCCCAGTTACCTGCTGCAAACCCTGCGCGAAAGCTCACCGGTGGACGATCCCTGCGTGGTGGTAATGACGCCGGGACGTTTCAACAGTGCTTACTTCGAACACAGCTTTTTAGCCCAGCAAATGGGGGTAGAGCTGGTTGAAAGCGCTGACCTGTTTATCAAGGAAGGGGCGGTTTACATGCGTACCACCGAAGGGCCGCGAAAGGTGGATGTTATCTATCGCCGCATTGATGACGCCTTTCTCGATCCCTTGGCATTCCGCGCTGATTCCATGCTCGGCGTGCCGGGTCTGCTGTCGGTGTATCGCGCGGGCGGCGTGGTGCTTGCCAATGCCATCGGCACCGGTGTAGCCGATGATAAATCCATCTACCCTTACGTACCGGAAATGATCCGTTTCTATCTGAGCGAAGAACCGCTATTGAACAACATCCCGACCTGGCAGTGCCGTAAGCCAGAGGATTTGCGCTTCGTGTTGGATAATCTGGATCAGATGGTGGTGAAGGAAGTCCACGGTGCAGGCGGTTACGGCATGTTGGTAGGACCGCGCGCCAGCCGCGCCGAAATAGAGGAATTTCGCCAACGTTTGTTGGCCAATCCGGCGAACTACATCGGGCAGGAGACGCTGGCGCTCTCCACCTGCCCGACGTTTGTAGAGCAAGGACTGGCCCCACGCCATATCGATCTGCGTCCCTTTGTGCTCTACGGTCAGGAAATCCGCCTGGTGCCGGGTGGATTAACGCGAGTGGCACTCACCGAAGGGTCGCTGGTGGTGAACTCGTCACAAGGGGGCGGTACCAAGGACACCTGGGTAATGGAGGATGACGAATCATGCTAAGCCGCACAGCCAGTGAACTGTTTTGGATGGCGCGTTATCTGGAGCGGGCGGAAAGCTTTGCTCGCGTGCTCGATGTCACCTACAAGCTGTCGATGGTGCCGCGCCACAGTCAGCAAAAGCGCGATCTGGCGCTGCCGCTCAATCTCTCGTTGACCCATGATCTGTTTCAGGCGCGTTATCCGCAGTTTTCCATGGCGAACCTGATCAACTTTTTTGCCCTCGACAGCGATAACCCCAGCAGTATCTACAGTTGCGTCGAGATGGCCTGGAACAACGCCCACGCGGTGCGCGGCAGCCTCTCCGCCGAGGTGTGGGAGTGCATCAACACCACGCGCATTCAGTTGCGCACGCTGCGGCAAAAAGGGGTGGAAGAAGTTGGGATCGACGCCTTCTTTGACTGGGTAAAAGATCGCGCCCATCTGTTTCGTGGCGCGGTGTTCGGCACCTTGCTGCGCAACGACGCGCTGTGCTTTATCCGTATCGGCACACTGATCGAGCGGGCGTTCGCCACCACACAACTGCTGCTGCTCAAAGATCAGCAGTTGAATAACGACACCGATCCGGTGCGTGAATACTATCGGCTGGATACGCTGCTGCGCGCGGTCAGCGCACGCGAAGCCTATAACAGCATCTATCGCCAGCCGGTCACGCGCGATACGGTGGCTGAATTATTGATCCTGCGTAACGACGTGCCGCGCTCGCTGCGCGCCTGCATCGAAGACGTTGTCGGTCAGTTGGAGCAGATCGCGAACACCCGCTCTCACTTGCCACTGCGTCTGGCACACCAGCTGAATGTCGATCTACGCTTCAGTACGCGGGAAGATTTGGCGCAATCGGATATGCAGGTGTATCTCACCGGGCTGCTGGCCCGGATCAACGCGCTGGCTGACAGCGTGCGACAAACCTATCTGGAGACGGTATGAAACTGACCATTAATCATCTCACGCGCTATCGCTATGATGAACAAGTGAAATTCAGCACCCAGTATCTGCGTTTGACGCCGCGTGACTCCGCTCGCCAGCGCGTGGCCTCATGGTCACTGACGCTGTCTGATGGCTCTGCGGTCGCCACCACCGACACCTGGGGCAACGTGCTGCATGTGCTGACCTTGGATCATCCGCATCAGGAAATCGTCATTCACGCTCAGGGTGTGGTAGACATTGCCGATAACGATGATAGTGAGCCAGAGGATGAGCTGCTATCACCGTTAGTGTTCCTGCGCAACACGCCGCTGACGCAGGCAGATGCTCCGATTCGCGCGTTCGCCCTGCGCTACTACCGGCCGGAAGCGGCGGAAGAGAGCCTGAATGCGTTGATGGCAGCACTGTTGGTCAGCATGCCTTACACGCCGGGGGCAACACAGGTGCAAGATAGCGCGGCGCAGGCCTTTACACGTGGGCAGGGAGTCTGTCAGGATCACACCCATGTGTTTCTGGCCTGCTGTCGCAGCCTGCACCTGCCGGCGCGCTACGTCAGCGGTTATGTTCACAGCCCGGATTCACGCCATGTGGCGATGCATGCCTGGGCGGAAGTGTGGCTGAATGGACGCTGGCTGAGTTTTGATATCACGAACAACTCGCGCAGCCTGACGCAGCATTTGCGCCTGGCAACCGGGTTGGACTATCTGGATGCCTGTCCGATTCGCGGCAGTCGGCTGGGTGGTGGCAGCGAAATGCTGTTTTCTGAAGCTGAAGTGCGGCGCTTTTCACAACAGGCGCAGCAGCAATAACCATGAGATGATCGGATTATGACTTACTGTGTGGCCATGTGCCTGTCGGACGGGCTGGTGTTTGCCTCGGATTCCCGCACCAATGCCGGGGTGGATCATATTGCAACGTTTAAGAAATTGCATGTGATTCACCGTGACAAGGATCGGGTACTGGTGCTTCAGTCCGCCGGGAATTTGGCCACCACACAAAGTATTGTCAGCCTGCTGGAAACGCGCATGCGCAGTGACAGCGAGCCAAACCTGTTGCAGGTTTCAACCCTGTATGACGCCGCAACGCTGGTCGGTGCCACCCTACGCGAAGTTATCGATCGTGACAGTCGTATGCAACAGCATGCCAGTACCACCAATTTTGGCTGCAACCTGCTGCTAGGCGGACAAATCGCCGGAGAAGCCCCCCGACTGTTCCATATCTATCCCGAAGGCAATTTTATCGAGGCAACGCGCGACACGCCCTACTTCCAGATTGGCGAAAGCAAATACGGCAAACCGATCATTGACCGGGTATTGACCCGTGAGACCACGCTTGAGCAGGCGATGTGCTGTGCGCTGATCTCGATTGATTCCACGCTGCGTAGCAACCTGTCCGTCGGGCTGCCGCTGGATGTGATGATCTACCGGGCTGACAGCTTCGATGACAGCGGTCAGCGCCGTGTTACCGAGGATGACCCCTACTTTGCCACCATTCGCAAAGCCTGGTCGGAAGGATTACAGAACACGTTCCGTCAATTGCCGCCGTTTTCGCTCTAGCTAGTCACACTCGCTCGCCGCGCCGCCAGCGCTCGCAGCAAGACGGCAAGGGTTGTCCCATTGTGCAGCAGTGCGCTGCCGCCCGGAGAAAGCCCGCCCAACGCCGCCGTCAGCATGATGCCGCTGTTGACCCATTCGGTCAGGGCGATATTGCTGTGCACCAGCGTCATCGCTTCCAGCGCCAGTTCACGCGCCAGCACCACACCATGCAGGTTGTCTTGCATCAGCACCGCATCCGCCGCCTGCTGCGCCAGTTCAGTACTCTGGTTCATGGCCAACCCGACATCCGCCTGCGCCAGCACCGGGGCATCATTTACCCCATCGCCGATAAACAGCACATTGCGGCCCTGCTGTTGCAGCGCCTGAACCACATCCACCTTGCTCTCAGGCGTGCATTCGGCCACACATTCGTCCATCGCTAAGGCGTTGGCCAGTTGCTGCGCCTTTTCAATCCGATCGCCGGTCAACAATACAATACGGTCGATCCCCGACCGGCGCAGTTGTGCAATCACCTCATGTGCTTCCGCCCGTACGTTGTCCTGCAAGCCAATCATGCCAACCAACCGTTCATCGAGGCTGATGAACAGCAAATGGCACCCCTGCTGAGCCAAGGCGGTAATCTCGGCCTCATACGGTGAGAACACCACCTGATAGTGCGCTTCCAGAAAATGGCGGCTGCCAATCGCCATGCGGTGGCCATCCAGTTCACACAGCAGACCGTGCGCAATCACATACTCCACTTCACCGTGGTTAATGTGGGGCAACGCATGGTGGTGCGCCGACGCGACCACGGCTTTCGCCAAGGGATGGTTGCTGTGTTCTTCAACAGAGGCGGCGATCGCCAACAGGCGCTCCGCCCAGGCCCGCTCCGGATCGAAGCTGACCACTTCCGTCACCTGCATATCACCGTGCGTCAAGGTGCCCGTTTTATCGAACACGACCGTATCGACCGCGGCGAGTTGTTCGATCGCCCGTCCGCCTTTCAGCAATAAGCCACTTTGCGCCGCACGGTACATAATGGATTTAAACGCGATCGGCGTGCTTAGCTTCAGCGCACAGGCATAATCCACCAAAAACACGGATGCCAGACGACGCCAGTCTCGGGTCAGAGCAAACACCGCTCCCCCCACGCCGAGTGTGATCGCCACACGCCGGTCGGCCATCGACTGTGTCACTTTTTGCGTTTCGCTTTGCTGGCTTAAAGACTCACTGATAAAGCGGCGAATATTGGCAATCGAGGAATCTTCCCCCACACGATCGGCCTGTACCGCAATATTGCCTTCCTGCACCTGCGTGCCCGCATACAGCCAGGCCCCTTTCTCCCGGCGTACCGGTACGCTTTCTCCGGTCATGGAGGCCTGATTAATCAGGCCGACACCGCGCAATACTTTTCCGTCCGCCGGAATGGTGTCTCCAGGGCCAAGTAACATCACATCGCCAACCGTCAGTGCAGACGACAGCATTTGACGACGCTCGCCCGCGCGCTCGCCCCACACGTTGTGTTCCTGCGGTCGTAACAGGCTGGCCAGCAACGCATCGGAATGACGACTGGTCTCCTGCTCCATGTACTCACCCAGCGTCAGCATCGCGGTGCGGTTATCACCACGCAGCACGGAAAGCCCAACCGCCAGTGCATCGAGCACCTCAACGTTCAGTTCTCGCCGTGTCAACGAGGCTACGCCTTCAGACAGCGTTTCCCCGGTCAGCAGCAGCGTCGGCAGCGCCGCCCAGCGTCGAGGCAGGCACTGCGCTAACAACAAGCCCCCCGCGTTGAGCAGATTATCGCCACCGCAATACTCCGGTTCATGTTCGCTCTCGCTGCGCTGCTGCCAGTCAATGTCAGCCACGTGCGTCAACAGCGTGGATTCGTCGGTCTGATCCGGATGGTACTCAATCACCACCGAGCCAATCGCTGGGCGCAGGCGTACCCTTGTGACGCCCAGTAACGCCAACAGTTGGTGGCGCAGCCAGTTCGCTGCGTCAGGGAAACGCACCAGCAACGTCATGCTCAGTCGCAAACGCCCGGGCAAGCGATGCTTGACGCGAATCCCCGGTGCGAGAGTGGCCTCCCGTTCAGGCATCACGACGCATCATTCTCCTGCTGACGGTAGTAATCCAGCTCGGCCTGGAGATCCGCCAGCCGCTCTTTTAACTCTTCCACCTCACCGCGCACGGTGCCCCAGGCTTTTTTCGCCGTGGTGGCGACCCCTTGTTGCACCTGTGGGTTAGTCAGCAAATAGGCAATGGCAGCGCCGGCCACGACGCCGGTGACAAAATGGGTTTTACTGTTGGCCTGACGATAAGGGGCCGGAGGCGTGGCAGGCGGGTAACTGGCATAGGCAACCTGTCCGTTCGGCAACCGATAAGCGTAAACATAAGGCATGTTGGGAGGGGTCATTCCTGCACTCCTTCTTGGGTTTGGTCCTGTAACGACTCACGCCGCTGCATCGCATCCAGCACATAAAGGCTGGCAATGCCGGCGCTTGCCAATGTCAACCAGGTCAGCAATGGCCGCCCCGCGCTGGCGCTGGCCACGGCCATTACCGTACCGCTTACCACGCCCGCTTTGGCAGCATCACTGGCCACCTTGACGGCGCTTTCATTCAGCGTGGTTTCACCGCGCTGGTAACGCCGCCATTGTTCGATACAAGAGGAGGTGGTGCCCACCAGCGCGCCAGCCACCACCGCACGGCTGATGGGGCTTAGCGCGTCACGGTTGTTGCTCATTCGACGTCTCCTCAGGCGCGGGAGCCGTCGTGCGCTGGCGCTCTACCGAGGCCTGAAACTCCGCCTTACCCGCCTTCACCGTGTCGCGAAAAATGGTGCTGCCCGCCGCCACACTCTCTTTCACACTTTCGGCACCGCTGGCGACCGAGGATTTGACTTTATCACCGCCGGTTTTTAACAGATCGCCCGCGCTTGCCAGCGTCTGTGTCAGCGTCTGTGTCAGCGTCTGGCGCACGCTGTCATTGGTCAGCAGCAGCGTGACAGCCGCGCCGATCATCGCACCTTTCCAAAATTCTTTATCATCCGCGCCGATGGTGCTGATCAGACTTTTCAACAGCCCGGCTTGCTCTCCCATCACATTCTCAACCACACCTTGCGCCTGCGCGCTCCAGTCCATGCCCGGTGCGGCATGATGACCGTGGTGATGTGCAGCTTGCGGCACCGCATTTCCGGGGAACGGATACCCTGGCAGCGGATAGCCGGGCGGGGGTGGAAAAGCCCCTTGCGCAGCGGGATCGCCTTGTGGCACGTAATAGGGCTAGCCATAAGGTGGGAAATAGGGAGCCTGATTCACAGGATTATTATCATTACTCATAACGACCCTCTCTTGACTTGGTTTACTGGGAGAGCACGGCCTGAATTTGCGTCAGCGCCTGTTGTGCTGCCTGATCATCGTGACCAAACAGATGCGTAAGCAGCGTGGGAGAAAGTGTGCTGGCACAATATTCCAGCACCACGCTACCGGTTGCGGCATTAATGCTGCACGCTTTCAGACACCCCTCGGGGTGACACAGCGATTGCAGCTCAGCCAACCGGCTTTGGCTGAGTGCGGAGACCAAACGATTGGTAAAACTGAGGCGAATGCGCCCCGGAATATGGTGCGCTACCGTGACAAAACGGCGTAACGCCATCAAACTCTGCAAATCATCTGTCGCCATAACGGTGACTACAGCCTCCCTTTGCCTACCAACATCAATGCCGCATCAACCTCATGCGACATCAACCCATACCGCGCGCACAACACCAGACAACCAGATTGCTCCGGCCCCGACGTCAGGAATGTAAATATTTTGCGCGAAGACAACGTCACAATAACGTAACGTTAGGAGAACCACTTAAGATTTATGCGGTTAATTGCAGGTTGTTTGTTTTTTATCAATTCGTGCTATAAACAGAGGTGATAGACACTCTCACTACGATAATGTAAATTGTTATCATTCTAATCTCTACGAGTCGCGGCAACATGTCTCCCTATTTGCATCAAACGCAGAATCGCATTCGAATTCGCTCCGAATATATTCAGCGCAACCCGGAACGCGTGACCGAGACGATTGCGCAACTGCGCCACATCGCGGGCGTGCAGGAGATCACACATCGGCATTATGCGGGATCTGTCGCGATTTGTTTTGACAGCAAGATCCTGTCTGGTGATACGCTACTGGCACACATTGAACCGGCTGGGTGGCTTTCCGTTGCCAGAAACCAAACCTACATCGACAGATCGCTGCACCGCTACACCCGTTCACTGGCGAAAGGACTGGCGCTGATGACGCTGGACATGGCGATCAAAGGTCCACTGGTTAAACGACTGGTCACTCTCGTGCGTTAACCGCTGCCAGCATAAATACGCGTTGAGCACCGCGCGCTATATGTGAGAATATAGCGCGCGGTGCCGCATTTGTACCCGCTATACCCTAAATAATTTGAGTTGCAGGACACAACGTTTACGTTTTGAACAGCGCTTGCGCTGGCCGGCTCATTTATGCGTCTCGTAACGCGGCAAGCGAATCAATCCCGATGAGCTTACTCAAGTAATTGATTCGGGTGACAAATCTGCTGGGAGCCGATTTGAACGCTGCTTGCAGCGACCTCGTAAGAGGTGAGGCCCGGTGATGGGCCGAATAATGGGCGTAGCCAACGCACCTGCAACGTGAAGTATGACGGGTATATATACGCATTCGGTTGGAGAAAACATGGAGCTACACCTTTGGCTCGCCTTTGTCGGCGTGATTACCGTTTTAATTGCCATTCCCGGTCCGTCCGCGTTGATCAGCATGACGCACGGTTTGCGCTATGGTCGTGGGCGAGCTGCCGCTACCGTACTGGGCGGCGTGACCGCAGCGCTGGTGCTGATGTCACTCTCAGCGTTGGGATTGGGAGCCGTATTAGCCGCGTCAACAACCGCGTTTATGATCCTGAAAATCGTTGGTGCGCTCTATCTGATTTGGCTTGGCATTGCCTCATGGCGTTCAGCCGCCGCCGCCCATGCGCCTGAACAGGTGCACATGGATGCGTCACCCACACGCGTTGCGCTGTTTCGTAAAGGTTTTTTAGTCTGCATCAGCAACCCGAAGGATCTGCTGTTTTTTGCCGCACTGTTTCCCAACTTTATCAGCACCACAGAACCCCATGCGCTCCAGTTTGCCATTCTGGCACTGACCTGGGTGCTGTTTGATTTCAGCATCATGTTTTTCTATGCCAGCACCGGACGCCATCTGTCCGGCGTATTCAGCAATCCGCGCCGCATGGCGTTGCTTAATCGCGCGACTGGCGGCGTGTTTGTGCTGGCAGGATCGGCGTTGGCAATCTCCAGCCGATAATAAAACCGCTGATTTTCGGCCGTTGCTATCCCGCGTCCAATGGGATAGCAATGTCGGACCATCCGGCTTCAGGCGTGATGAATCTCCCCGCTGTCATCATTGAACGTGATCGTTTCCCCATGACGTAACGCCCGCGTATGGCCCAGCTTATCGATAAACACCGGAATACCCAGCGCCGTCGCCAGAATGGCAGCATGCGCATTTCTGCCGCAGTCGGTGAAGTAAACGCCTTTAATCCAGGCGGGATCCAACTGCACCGCCTCGGAAGGCAACAATATATTGGCGACGATCGCCATCGGAGAGTGGCAGGGCGTAACCACGCTGTCTGGCTGATGGCTCAAATGCCGCAACACCCGAAGACCGACGTCATAGATATCGATATAGCGTTCACGCAGGTAGGTATCTTCAATCGCCTGATACACCTGTGCTAACGCACCAATCACCGCCAGCCACAGCGCATCAACCTGCACCGCGGCTTGCCCCATTCGCTCGGCGACCGCATCGTACAGCTCGTCATCCTCCAGCATCATACGCTGCGCCATAAAAATTCCGGCTTCTTTATCAGAAAGGCGCTGCACGGTAAACGTATAGAGCTCATCCAGGTCTTGCACGGCAGCCTCAATCGCCTGTGCCAGTTGAGCGAGCTCAGCCTGCGCGCCTTGACTGGCGCGCGGCGTCACAGTGGGCAATGCCCGTTCTACCCGACACACGGTGGCCGTCACCAATTCACCCACAGGATGTCTCTGGGGGCGAGCCAACGCCGCATCTTTCGTTTCTAAACGATCGCCAAAATTATCGTGCGCCAGCAAGGTAAAGGCATCAATCGCCTGTTGCGCCTGCGCTCCGCTCGCGCGCAGCGTGACCTCATCACCGCGTTTAATTGCCAATAGTGCGATATTGTTGACGCTTTTTCCGTTCACCGTCTGTGCACCTTTCACCAGTTGCACATCGGCATTGTAGCGGTTAAGGCAGGTGGCGATGGCCGACGCCGGACGCGCGTGAATACCGGCAGGGTTAGCCACACGCCAGGAAAAAGTGAGTGCTGACGGAGAGGCTTCCTCCGTCAAAGCAACGGGGAAGATGGCCGCCGTGAGCCTATCATCTTGACTCAATTGATGATATTTCGCCGCCAGAGCCTGATGCGCTTCGGCAATCACCTGACGGATATCACCACCGGACGCGGCCACAACGGCCGCCGCGATCGTGCCTTCCACCAGCGGCGCGGCGCATACGTGCACACGAGTCGCATAGGCCTCACCCAGCAGTTCCAACGCCAGATCGGTGCTCAAAATCGCACTTCCCATGTCGACCATCACCAGCACATCCCCCTCTTCCTGCACCTCCTGTATTGCCGTCATCACGGCAATCGGATCGGTGCCAATCGGGTTATCGGGATCGTCAATGCCAGCCGCCACCGCAAATTTTACGCTGCCGTGCGTCATCTGCGCTGCCAGTTCCACCACCCCTTCCGCCAGGCGCTTACTGTGAGAAACCACCACGATATTGACCATTTTCTACAGCCTTACCCAATCGGGTCGCCAGGGCATCACAAATCCACGACATCGCAGAGCGTTTTAAACAGCAGGTAGCTGGATGTCGCCCCAGGATCCTGATGTCCAATAGCGCGCTCGCCAAGATAGCTGGCACGACCTTTTGCCGCACGCAGTGGGATGGTGCTTTTCATGCCCTGCTCCGCCGCTTTCAGCGTTTCCGCCAGCGCCGAGGAAAGCGGATCGTCTTGCCGGGCTTTTAGCGATGCGACAATCGCGCTCAGCGTATCCACCATGGTTTTATCGCCGGGATGTGCCATGCCGCGCGCGATAATGCGTTCCGTCCCTTCCTGATACATATGGTAGAGATCCGTTACCGTCAGTTCTTCTTTTGCCATGACGGTCTCGGCCGCTTTGATAAAGAAGGTGCCATACAGGGGTCCGCTGGCGCCACCAATGGTAGAAAGCAGCACCATGCCCGTGTTCTTCATGATGGTGCCGATATCTTTATCCGCCAGCGTTGGCAGCTTCTCTTTGACCTTGCGAAAGCCACGATTCATGTTCAACCCGTGATCCGCATCGCCGATTTCACGATCCAAATCGGTGAGAAATTCTTGTTTTTTTTCAAATACATCGGCCGCAGCATCCAGCCAGGAGATCACTTTACTTTTGGTTACCACCATCATCGCACCTCAGTTTTCATCGCATCAGCGCCCGATGCAGACTCTTCCTGCATCTGCGCGCGATCTGCCGCCAACGGCGGCAGCTTGTCTGACGTCACTACATTTTCCATCTTAACGCCGGTGTACTGACCGGGAAATCCCACAGCGAGAGCATTTCATCATCCGCTTTCAGCACCGTGATGGATACACCCTGCATATCAATCGCACTGCAATAGGTGCCGACCAGATTACGGGCAATATTGATGTGCTTCGCTGCCAGAATCTCCGCTACTTTGCGATACACCCCGTACAGCTCAGAGGCTGGCGTCGCGCCCAACCCGTTAACCAGCACAATCACATTGTCGCCCGCATTGAGCGGCGTCGTGGTGCGGGTATCATCAAACCATTCGCCCTTTTCCCGATCCCATTGACGCAGCGTTCTCACATAAGGGGTGTTATCAAGGATTTCATCCAACATGGCGCTGACAATGGTGTCACCATCGGTGTACTTTTCCCGACGGATACCCAGCTCACCGTGAATACCAATACCGAATTCGATTTCATCTTCCGGTAACGAAAAACTGGGCTTACCGGCTGCGGGCACCGTGCACGAAGAGAGCGCGACGCCAATAGAACGGCCCTGATCGGCAATACGCGTCGCCAACGCTGAGCATTGCTCCAGGCTATATCCCTCTTCTGCCGCTGCCCCCAGCAGCTTCTCTGCCAGCACAGTGGTGGCAACCCCACGACGACCCGCCGTGTATAAGCTGTCTTTCACCGCGACATCATCGTCAATGACGGCCACCTGTACGGCAATGCATTCACCGTGCAACAGTTCTGCGGCGGTCTCAAAGTTAAGAATATCCCCGGTGTAGTTTTTGATCAGCAGCAATACGCCATTTTCGTTATTGACCTTCTGCACACACTCATACATTTGATCGGGCGTAGGCGAGGTAAAGATATGGCCGGGGCATGCACCATCCAGCATGCCAAAACCAACGAAACCAGCATGCATTGGTTTATGCCCAGAGCCCCCGCCGGAGATCAGCGCCACTTTGGGCTTGTCCGATCGTCGGCAAACATAGAAAGGCTCGGTATTCACCGTCAATTCGGGGTGGGCGAGTGCGAAACCTTCAAGCTGTTCTCTGATAACATCATCGACTTTGTTGATGAGCTTTTTCATAACCCTTCCTCTTGATGCCCGCCCTCTCACTGGAGAAAGGACGATTTCCATGGGTGAGCGGCGTACCGCCCGTTAGGCAAAAACCGGTAAAAACTTGTAGCACAGCGCGCCGATA
This genomic interval carries:
- the dhaK gene encoding dihydroxyacetone kinase subunit DhaK is translated as MKKLINKVDDVIREQLEGFALAHPELTVNTEPFYVCRRSDKPKVALISGGGSGHKPMHAGFVGFGMLDGACPGHIFTSPTPDQMYECVQKVNNENGVLLLIKNYTGDILNFETAAELLHGECIAVQVAVIDDDVAVKDSLYTAGRRGVATTVLAEKLLGAAAEEGYSLEQCSALATRIADQGRSIGVALSSCTVPAAGKPSFSLPEDEIEFGIGIHGELGIRREKYTDGDTIVSAMLDEILDNTPYVRTLRQWDREKGEWFDDTRTTTPLNAGDNVIVLVNGLGATPASELYGVYRKVAEILAAKHINIARNLVGTYCSAIDMQGVSITVLKADDEMLSLWDFPVSTPALRWKM